A section of the Humulus lupulus chromosome 2, drHumLupu1.1, whole genome shotgun sequence genome encodes:
- the LOC133819282 gene encoding 26S proteasome non-ATPase regulatory subunit 14 homolog — MSGMERLQRMFAGAGGALGHPPPDSPTLDSSEQVYISSLALLKMLKHGRAGVPMEVMGLMLGEFVDEYTVRVVDVFAMPQSGTGVSVEAVDHVFQTNMLDMLKQTGRPEMVVGWYHSHPGFGCWLSGVDINTQQSFEALNQRAVAVVVDPIQSVKGKVVIDAFRLINPQTMMLGQEPRQTTSNLGHLNKPSIQALIHGLNRHYYSIAINYRKNELEEKMLLNLHKKKWTDGLTLRQFDSHSKTNEQTVQEMLTLAVKYNKAVQEEDELPPEKLAIANVGRQDAKKHLEEHVSNLMSSNIIQTLGTMLDTVVF; from the exons ATGTCAGGTATGGAGAGGCTTCAGAGAATGTTCGCCGGTGCCGGAGGAGCTTTGGGCCACCCTCCGCCGGATTCCCCCACTCTCGACTCCTCTGAGCAGGTCTACATCTCATCCCTCGCCCTTCTCAAGATGCTCAAACACG GGAGAGCTGGGGTTCCTATGGAAGTCATGGGTTTGATGCTGGGAGAGTTCGTGGATGAGTACACTGTTCGCGTCGTTGATGTATTTGCAATGCCTCAGAGCGGTACTGGTGTTAGCGTTGAAGCTGTTGATCACGTGTTCCAGACCAACATGCTCGATATGCTTAAACAGACCGGGCG ACCGGAGATGGTTGTTGGGTGGTATCATTCACATCCTGGGTTTGGCTGTTGGCTTTCTGGTGTGGACATTAACACACAACAg AGTTTTGAAGCATTGAATCAACGCGCTGTAGCTGTTGTGGTGGATCCAATTCAAAGTGTAAAAGGAAAGGTGGTGATTGATGCTTTTCGCCTGATCAACCCACAAACCATGATGCTTGGCCAAGAGCCACGTCAAACCACTTCCAATCTTGGCCATCTGAATAAACCATCCATTCAA GCCTTGATCCATGGTTTGAACCGCCACTACTACTCCATAGCTATTAATTACAGGAAGAATGAGCTTGAGGAGAAGATGTTGCTGAATCTTCATAAGAAGAAGTGGACTGATGGTTTAACACTTAGGCAATTCGATTCTCACTCCAAAACAAATGAGCAGACAGTTCAG GAGATGCTAACTTTGGCAGTTAAATACAACAAGGCGGTACAGGAAGAAGACGAGTTGCCCCCAGAGAAGCTTGCAATTGCAAATGTGGGAAGACAGGATGCGAAGAAGCACCTGGAAGAGCATGTCTCCAATTTGATGTCTTCAAACATCATTCAAACTTTGGGAACTATGCTGGACACTGTTGTCTTCTAG